One Sphingomonas sp. SUN039 genomic window carries:
- a CDS encoding recombinase family protein → MPSDGTPKRVGIWIRVSTEDQVRGESPEHHERRARAYAEGRDWQVVEVYRLDAVSGKAVMHHSEAKRMLADIKRGHITGLVFSKLARLARNTRELLEFSELFRASNADLISLQEAIDTSSPAGRLFFTMIAAMAQWEREEIADRVRASVPVRAKMGKPLGGGATFGYRWVDRQLVPDPKEAPVRALLHELFVEHQRKRTVARILNERGYRTRNGSKFSDTTVRNLLDDPTAKGLHRANYTYSDDRTKSWALKPETEWVYHPVEAIVSEKLWDECQGILQAVAARRKPITRRNVQLFSGYAFCQCGGKMMVPSNSPKYICDTCRNKIPVADLEAVFQEQLRHFLIEPDEIEAHNRAAQEAMRDKERLLETLVAERKKIEADERVIFELHASGQIPTEDFGRHHRPLSERIGQLSEELPKVQAQLDLLKIASVSRNELMGEARDLAERWNDLPHLEKRQIIEAITDRIVIGKEDVEIMLLHLPFQATDGIDATRLCRCGHLGDPALACSRAPKCAADYQAKVSGPMLDRIDLHVEVPAVSAADLVLPPPSEGSAEVRARVAAARAVQSARYGEGGPRTNAEADGEVLEKHATPDEPGRRLLAQAAEAMRLSARGYTRILRVARTIADLAGSEGVGRIHIAEALSYRRQAPRN, encoded by the coding sequence ATGCCAAGCGACGGTACACCCAAGCGTGTCGGTATCTGGATCAGAGTTTCGACTGAGGATCAGGTGAGGGGCGAAAGCCCCGAACACCACGAACGCAGAGCGCGTGCATATGCCGAAGGTCGCGACTGGCAGGTCGTCGAAGTGTATCGTCTCGATGCCGTGAGCGGCAAGGCGGTGATGCATCACAGCGAAGCCAAGAGGATGCTCGCCGACATCAAGCGCGGGCATATTACGGGGCTGGTCTTCTCGAAGCTCGCGCGCCTTGCGCGCAACACCCGTGAACTTCTCGAATTTTCAGAACTGTTCCGCGCGTCGAACGCCGACCTGATCTCGCTGCAAGAAGCCATTGACACAAGCTCTCCCGCCGGTCGCTTGTTCTTCACGATGATCGCCGCAATGGCGCAATGGGAACGCGAGGAAATTGCCGACCGTGTGCGGGCCTCGGTGCCGGTGCGCGCCAAGATGGGCAAGCCGCTCGGCGGTGGTGCCACGTTTGGGTATCGCTGGGTCGATAGGCAGTTGGTGCCTGATCCTAAGGAAGCGCCGGTTCGCGCGCTCCTCCATGAACTGTTCGTCGAACATCAACGCAAGCGCACGGTCGCCCGCATCCTCAACGAACGCGGATATCGCACCCGCAACGGGTCGAAGTTTTCCGATACCACAGTTCGCAACCTGCTTGATGACCCCACCGCAAAGGGTCTGCACCGCGCCAATTACACATACAGCGACGACCGCACTAAATCATGGGCGCTCAAGCCCGAAACCGAGTGGGTGTATCATCCGGTCGAGGCGATTGTGTCCGAAAAGCTGTGGGACGAATGCCAGGGCATTCTCCAAGCGGTAGCAGCCCGACGAAAGCCAATCACACGGCGCAATGTCCAGTTGTTCTCGGGCTACGCCTTTTGTCAGTGTGGCGGCAAAATGATGGTGCCGTCGAACTCGCCAAAATACATCTGCGACACCTGCCGCAATAAAATTCCCGTCGCCGATCTGGAAGCAGTGTTTCAGGAACAGCTTCGCCATTTCCTCATCGAGCCTGATGAAATCGAAGCGCACAACCGCGCCGCGCAAGAGGCAATGCGCGACAAAGAACGCCTGCTCGAAACTCTCGTCGCCGAGCGCAAAAAGATTGAAGCTGACGAACGGGTGATATTCGAGCTTCACGCCAGTGGACAAATTCCGACCGAAGATTTTGGTCGCCACCATCGCCCGCTTAGCGAGCGCATAGGGCAACTGTCCGAGGAACTTCCCAAGGTTCAAGCGCAACTCGATCTACTGAAAATCGCCTCCGTCTCGCGGAACGAATTGATGGGAGAGGCGCGTGATCTGGCTGAAAGATGGAACGACCTTCCACACCTTGAAAAACGTCAAATCATCGAAGCGATCACCGACCGCATCGTTATCGGAAAGGAGGATGTCGAGATCATGCTTCTCCACCTCCCTTTTCAAGCAACTGACGGCATAGACGCAACGCGGCTATGCCGCTGCGGCCACCTCGGCGATCCGGCTTTGGCGTGCAGCCGTGCGCCGAAATGCGCGGCGGACTATCAGGCGAAAGTGTCGGGGCCGATGCTCGACCGCATCGATCTGCACGTCGAAGTGCCTGCGGTCAGCGCCGCCGATCTCGTCCTGCCGCCGCCGTCGGAAGGTTCTGCGGAAGTGCGTGCCCGGGTGGCGGCGGCGCGCGCGGTGCAGTCGGCACGTTACGGCGAAGGCGGTCCGCGCACCAATGCCGAAGCCGATGGCGAAGTCCTCGAAAAGCACGCAACTCCCGACGAGCCCGGTCGTCGCCTGCTGGCGCAAGCCGCCGAAGCGATGCGGCTGTCCGCGCGTGGCTATACCCGCATCCTGCGCGTCGCCCGCACTATTGCCGATTTGGCTGGCAGCGAGGGTGTGGGCCGCATACACATAGCCGAGGCGCTGAGTTACCGACGGCAGGCGCCAAGGAATTGA